From Fluviispira vulneris, a single genomic window includes:
- the ftsY gene encoding signal recognition particle-docking protein FtsY yields MNDMSGDHFMIAASVVVTILAILFITNLILNRKKSSPKSLPKESIRESLIELTERKKQEVPLAQKSQEQTQAVVPEQPIKVVVDEKKWFDRLKGGLRKTHSQIVNGLDEFFTSKSDKVTRDQTLEHLFEILIQADIGVKTSDLLVEKVKSRLTKEDYSDPSKFKSILKEEIFNILSSTKANPKGEIEKPMLSLSENKLPHIVLMVGVNGVGKTTTTGKLAYKAHLRGQKVVIGAADTFRAAAIEQLSVWAERSKAHMIRLKEGADPASVAFETVKKASETNADVCLIDTAGRLQNRQDLMQELAKIGRVVAKENPDAPHEVLLVLDATTGQNALQQAKVFRDVVNITGLVLTKLDGTAKGGIAIAIAAELGLPIRYVGVGESVEDLEIFEAHEFVSALFTE; encoded by the coding sequence ATGAATGATATGTCAGGCGATCATTTTATGATTGCTGCAAGTGTAGTTGTCACTATACTTGCTATTTTATTTATTACAAATTTAATTTTAAATCGTAAAAAATCTTCACCAAAATCACTTCCGAAAGAATCTATTCGGGAAAGTCTAATTGAGCTAACAGAACGGAAAAAGCAAGAAGTTCCCTTAGCCCAAAAATCTCAAGAACAAACTCAGGCAGTCGTGCCTGAACAACCTATTAAAGTTGTTGTTGATGAAAAGAAATGGTTTGATCGTTTAAAGGGTGGATTAAGAAAAACTCATTCTCAAATTGTAAATGGTCTAGATGAATTTTTTACTTCGAAAAGTGATAAGGTAACACGAGATCAAACTCTTGAACATCTTTTTGAAATTCTTATACAGGCAGATATTGGTGTAAAAACTTCCGATCTTTTAGTTGAAAAAGTTAAAAGTAGATTAACTAAAGAAGATTATTCTGACCCAAGTAAGTTTAAAAGTATTTTAAAGGAAGAAATATTTAATATTTTATCATCTACGAAAGCTAATCCTAAAGGTGAAATTGAAAAACCTATGCTCAGTCTTTCGGAAAATAAATTACCACATATTGTTTTGATGGTAGGGGTGAATGGCGTTGGAAAGACGACAACAACTGGAAAACTTGCGTATAAAGCACATTTAAGAGGACAAAAAGTTGTTATTGGTGCTGCCGATACATTTCGTGCTGCTGCCATTGAACAGTTATCTGTCTGGGCTGAGCGTTCTAAGGCTCATATGATTCGTTTAAAAGAAGGAGCAGATCCCGCTTCTGTAGCATTTGAAACGGTTAAAAAGGCATCTGAAACGAATGCCGATGTATGTCTAATTGACACAGCTGGCAGATTGCAAAATAGACAGGATCTCATGCAAGAACTTGCTAAAATAGGTAGAGTCGTCGCAAAAGAAAATCCAGATGCTCCTCATGAAGTTCTTCTCGTTCTCGATGCCACAACCGGACAAAATGCTTTGCAACAAGCAAAAGTCTTCCGTGATGTCGTAAATATTACAGGTCTCGTGCTGACAAAACTTGATGGCACAGCCAAAGGTGGGATTGCTATCGCAATTGCAGCTGAATTGGGATTGCCTATACGCTATGTTGGTGTTGGTGAATCTGTTGAGGATCTTGAAATATTTGAAGCCCATGAATTTGTCAGTGCATTGTTTACTGAGTAA
- a CDS encoding 3,4-dihydroxy-2-butanone-4-phosphate synthase: protein MLVDNQYSSELVAIKNKLKKALLAFQEGQLILVGDDGLRENEADLVFHAKGATPQNVNFAIKYARGLLCVSLGHELADNLGFSTSPKLPGGIANTNFTVSVDAKEGITNGISAKDRALTISLMAKPNSKMSDFISPGHVFPVRAMSGGLLARAGHTEALYELCQMTKLPYAAAMCEVLGDDGDAIDPHTLAHKENRECVFHNLPFISTVDILWSKILFHENDESKFLKSEQFDCKDKNLKPISVYILQAGLEENITLPTTLSIYKKELSIENIRISITNSVYTWDNGIPRESCSAEISLFSHENCLEIVPHSVKEFSDMSGKEGLKKTKCSVRRSVSILRSMQFLNKSFNLNTLDEKKLSKLKYIVPEDYMFLNAIISLQNI, encoded by the coding sequence ATGCTTGTTGATAATCAATATTCATCGGAGCTAGTTGCAATAAAAAACAAATTAAAAAAAGCCTTACTCGCATTCCAAGAAGGCCAACTTATATTAGTGGGCGATGATGGTCTCCGTGAAAATGAAGCCGATCTCGTCTTTCATGCAAAGGGAGCAACACCCCAAAATGTTAACTTTGCAATAAAATATGCCCGTGGTTTATTGTGTGTTTCATTAGGACATGAATTGGCTGACAATTTGGGTTTTAGCACTTCACCCAAACTCCCTGGCGGAATTGCAAATACAAATTTCACTGTGTCTGTTGATGCCAAAGAGGGAATTACAAATGGAATTTCCGCAAAAGATAGAGCATTGACCATTTCACTTATGGCTAAGCCTAATAGCAAAATGTCTGACTTTATCTCACCTGGCCATGTTTTTCCTGTCCGTGCAATGTCGGGTGGGCTTTTAGCGCGCGCTGGACACACAGAGGCTCTGTATGAGCTTTGCCAAATGACAAAGCTTCCTTACGCGGCTGCAATGTGTGAAGTGCTTGGCGATGACGGCGACGCTATTGATCCACACACTCTTGCACACAAAGAAAATCGAGAATGCGTTTTTCACAATCTTCCCTTTATTTCAACAGTAGATATCCTTTGGAGTAAAATTTTATTTCACGAAAACGATGAAAGCAAATTCCTAAAAAGCGAGCAATTTGATTGCAAAGATAAAAATTTGAAACCAATATCAGTTTATATTTTACAAGCAGGTCTAGAAGAAAATATAACTCTGCCAACGACTTTAAGTATTTATAAAAAAGAATTATCCATAGAAAACATTAGAATATCGATCACAAACTCCGTTTATACTTGGGACAATGGAATTCCAAGAGAGTCTTGTTCAGCTGAAATTTCACTCTTTTCTCATGAAAATTGTTTAGAAATTGTTCCGCACTCTGTAAAAGAATTTTCTGATATGAGCGGTAAAGAAGGATTGAAAAAAACAAAATGTTCTGTTCGTCGCTCAGTAAGTATACTCAGATCTATGCAATTTTTAAATAAAAGCTTCAACTTAAATACTTTGGATGAGAAAAAATTAAGCAAATTAAAATATATTGTGCCTGAAGATTATATGTTTTTGAACGCTATTATTTCCTTGCAAAATATTTAA
- a CDS encoding transporter substrate-binding domain-containing protein — MFLRLLYKISVIFFMFYLNNYSNAQMLIHHNLSASQNDSSLSYELALLTLLLEKSTDKYGSFQLIKAEASSQSRAFLELKNNSQNIDVIATMTSISREEDAEPIRICIFKGLLGVRIPMVLTENNEKFENIKTAKELQKVSIGQVFDWPDTEILLKNNMNVIKATSYPVLYPMLKSRRFDLFPLGALEVFPIAESHAKEFGLTVIKKWAMVYPTGYYFFVSKLNKKLQQRLKYGFEKILQDGSFENIFNKFNAQYLQTANLNNRKLIFLKNPLLPKKTPIENEKLWYPLIWQGIRSIN, encoded by the coding sequence ATGTTTTTAAGATTATTATATAAGATATCTGTTATTTTTTTTATGTTTTATTTGAATAATTATTCAAATGCACAAATGCTTATTCATCATAATTTATCAGCTTCGCAAAATGATTCAAGTTTAAGTTATGAACTGGCATTGCTAACTCTTTTATTAGAAAAATCGACAGATAAATATGGAAGTTTTCAACTTATAAAAGCCGAGGCTTCTTCGCAGTCAAGAGCCTTTTTAGAGTTGAAAAATAATTCACAAAATATTGATGTCATTGCAACTATGACGTCAATATCAAGAGAAGAAGATGCTGAACCTATTAGAATCTGCATTTTTAAAGGATTATTAGGGGTTAGAATTCCAATGGTATTAACAGAAAATAATGAAAAATTTGAAAATATTAAAACTGCAAAAGAACTGCAAAAAGTTTCAATAGGACAGGTTTTTGATTGGCCAGATACAGAAATTCTTCTGAAGAATAATATGAATGTAATTAAAGCAACTTCATATCCAGTGCTTTATCCTATGCTAAAATCTCGTCGTTTTGATCTTTTTCCTTTGGGAGCACTCGAAGTATTTCCAATTGCAGAGAGTCATGCAAAAGAGTTTGGGTTAACCGTGATTAAAAAATGGGCTATGGTATATCCCACTGGCTATTATTTTTTTGTTAGTAAACTGAATAAAAAACTACAACAAAGATTAAAATATGGGTTTGAGAAAATTTTGCAAGATGGTTCATTTGAAAATATTTTTAATAAATTTAACGCTCAATATTTGCAGACAGCAAACTTGAACAATCGAAAGTTGATTTTCTTAAAAAATCCTTTATTGCCAAAGAAAACACCGATTGAAAATGAGAAATTATGGTATCCATTAATTTGGCAAGGTATAAGATCTATAAATTAA
- the rfaD gene encoding ADP-glyceromanno-heptose 6-epimerase: MPLFVVTGANGFIGTNVVERLLTAAPEELGFAKEHTVRFSNFDNKVQEKGCSVIATDMSDSMNRLNARRFLGSVRYQYVDYENLISHLNKLDRKPDMVIHNGACSSTTETNPDIFQKLNLGYSQILWEYCAKNDIPFIYASSAATYGDGRYGFSDKKEDCEKYASLNLYGKSKLDFDLWALKQKTTPQTWFGLRYFNVFGQFESHKAGQASMVYHGYNQAVRTGKIKLFESNSREYAHGEQLRDFVYIDDLVDITMDLIRICMARKENKSSHVISENGLFLNIGRGVAESWNNLAREVFSALSLQESIEYIPMPDNIIRQYQNYTCADLSTLRSLGIQHEFRSLKTGVTKYVQKHLMRGQ, translated from the coding sequence ATGCCACTTTTTGTTGTTACGGGCGCAAATGGATTTATTGGAACAAATGTTGTGGAAAGATTACTGACGGCAGCTCCCGAAGAACTTGGTTTTGCCAAAGAGCACACTGTCCGCTTTTCAAACTTTGATAATAAAGTGCAAGAAAAAGGCTGTTCTGTGATCGCAACCGATATGTCAGATTCAATGAATAGGCTCAATGCACGTCGGTTTTTAGGGTCAGTCCGCTATCAATATGTTGACTATGAAAATCTTATTTCCCATTTAAATAAACTGGATCGCAAACCAGATATGGTTATTCATAATGGTGCTTGTTCTTCTACCACAGAAACAAATCCAGATATATTTCAAAAACTGAACTTAGGTTACTCGCAAATTTTGTGGGAATATTGTGCTAAAAATGACATTCCATTTATTTATGCCTCAAGCGCTGCAACCTATGGCGATGGGAGATATGGTTTTTCCGACAAAAAAGAAGATTGCGAAAAATATGCTTCTTTAAATTTATATGGAAAGTCAAAACTTGATTTTGATCTTTGGGCATTAAAACAAAAAACAACTCCACAAACTTGGTTTGGACTTCGTTACTTTAACGTCTTTGGTCAATTTGAATCACACAAAGCGGGTCAGGCAAGCATGGTTTATCATGGTTATAATCAAGCTGTGAGAACTGGAAAAATAAAATTATTTGAAAGCAATTCTCGAGAGTATGCGCATGGAGAACAACTCAGAGATTTTGTTTATATCGATGATTTAGTAGATATCACAATGGATCTTATTCGTATTTGCATGGCTAGAAAAGAAAATAAATCATCGCATGTCATTTCTGAGAATGGATTATTTTTAAATATCGGGCGTGGCGTTGCTGAAAGTTGGAACAATCTTGCACGGGAAGTTTTTTCAGCCCTTTCACTTCAAGAATCCATTGAATATATTCCTATGCCTGATAATATCATAAGACAGTATCAGAACTACACTTGCGCAGATCTTTCAACTTTGCGGTCTTTAGGAATTCAGCATGAGTTTAGAAGTTTAAAAACAGGTGTAACGAAATACGTACAAAAGCATTTAATGCGAGGTCAATAA
- a CDS encoding heterodisulfide reductase-related iron-sulfur binding cluster, translating into MDAQQLTRQIYWSPSGGLNEILHMTTYVWLLIAMVIFVYGVWKHIKLWRMGKAEVAFDRPLDRFLLLFRNVIAQAKVLRARRQRDPKPKSVYAAWMHGLIFYGFLTLLFATTIVALKDYHILDVYYGWFYAFIKVSCQVAGIGLAIGLLMGIFRRSDKNLGFKHSTGYTLLYSFLFLLVIQGFLLQGFRLAFQENAPDMQWAFLGNAISFIFPKEMSADNANVLYTSLWYFHMVTTMAFVAFIPYTRAMHIVTASLNLYTQRLTPTVMLAKMDFENAEAEYFGARDIKDFTWKDLLSFDSCTECRRCTDICPANAVGKPLDPREVILKLKNSMTVEALFSKEDDEKYFLFENGTITHNEIWSCTNCGGCVNECPVGIDQLRTIMQLRRYQTLSLGEVPTSAGKAIENIKQYSNPWGLPQADRFKWAEGLDLPIITGETPEVEYLYYVGCAGSYDLGNQKVARAVVNILKYCGVDFAVMGKAEKCNGEPVKRLGDEYSFSEIANSNVEQLNKLKFKKIVTHCPHCFNTLKNDYQEYGGKYEVYHHSQLLTELYKSQKLKLPVEVNKSVTFHDPCFLGRHNGEYDAPRQILEAVAGLRLSEMESSRETSNCCGMGGGNMWYESEGGGKIVENRLKHVAATGAQTLVTGCSFCMINFKSAFQNLEETKNLEVMDIAEAIALAMPSEAKNAASMPVN; encoded by the coding sequence ATGGATGCTCAACAACTCACACGACAGATTTATTGGTCGCCTTCTGGTGGATTAAACGAAATTCTTCATATGACGACATATGTTTGGCTTTTAATAGCAATGGTTATTTTTGTTTATGGAGTATGGAAACATATAAAGCTTTGGCGCATGGGCAAAGCAGAGGTTGCATTTGATCGCCCACTTGATCGTTTCCTTTTATTATTTCGCAATGTCATTGCCCAAGCTAAAGTTCTGCGAGCAAGAAGGCAGAGAGATCCAAAACCCAAATCTGTTTATGCAGCATGGATGCATGGCCTTATTTTTTATGGATTTTTAACATTATTATTTGCAACAACAATTGTTGCATTAAAAGATTATCATATTCTTGATGTTTATTATGGCTGGTTTTACGCATTCATAAAGGTTTCCTGTCAAGTAGCAGGTATAGGCTTGGCTATTGGACTATTAATGGGAATTTTTAGAAGAAGCGATAAAAATCTTGGTTTTAAACATAGCACTGGATATACATTACTTTATTCATTTTTATTTTTATTGGTTATTCAAGGCTTTTTATTACAAGGTTTTCGTTTAGCATTCCAAGAAAATGCGCCCGATATGCAATGGGCATTTTTAGGTAACGCTATTAGTTTTATTTTTCCTAAAGAAATGTCTGCAGATAATGCAAATGTTTTATATACCAGTTTGTGGTATTTTCATATGGTAACAACCATGGCATTTGTAGCGTTTATACCTTATACCCGTGCTATGCATATTGTCACTGCTTCCTTAAATTTATACACACAACGTTTAACACCAACAGTTATGCTAGCAAAAATGGATTTTGAAAATGCAGAAGCAGAATATTTTGGTGCACGTGATATAAAAGATTTTACTTGGAAAGATTTATTAAGTTTTGACAGTTGTACAGAGTGTAGACGCTGTACGGATATCTGCCCTGCTAATGCCGTGGGAAAACCACTTGACCCAAGAGAAGTTATTTTAAAATTAAAAAATAGTATGACCGTCGAAGCATTATTTTCCAAAGAAGACGATGAAAAATATTTTCTATTCGAAAATGGCACAATCACGCACAACGAGATTTGGTCTTGTACAAATTGTGGTGGCTGTGTGAATGAGTGTCCAGTGGGTATTGATCAACTGCGCACTATTATGCAACTGAGACGTTATCAAACTTTATCTTTAGGCGAAGTGCCGACCTCAGCAGGAAAAGCAATAGAAAATATCAAACAATATAGCAATCCATGGGGTTTGCCTCAAGCTGACCGCTTTAAATGGGCAGAAGGACTCGATCTGCCGATTATAACAGGAGAAACACCTGAAGTTGAATATCTTTACTATGTCGGTTGTGCTGGTTCCTATGATTTAGGCAATCAAAAAGTCGCACGTGCTGTCGTTAATATTTTAAAATATTGCGGTGTCGATTTTGCTGTTATGGGCAAAGCAGAAAAGTGTAATGGAGAACCTGTAAAGCGCTTAGGTGATGAATATTCCTTTTCAGAAATTGCAAATAGCAACGTCGAACAATTGAATAAATTAAAATTCAAAAAAATAGTCACTCATTGTCCACATTGTTTTAATACTTTAAAAAATGATTACCAAGAATATGGTGGAAAATATGAAGTCTATCATCATTCACAATTATTAACTGAATTATATAAGTCACAGAAATTAAAATTACCGGTAGAAGTAAACAAATCTGTTACTTTTCATGACCCTTGTTTTTTAGGACGGCACAATGGGGAATACGATGCCCCTCGACAAATTCTTGAAGCCGTTGCGGGTTTACGCCTTTCCGAAATGGAGTCGAGTCGTGAGACATCGAACTGTTGTGGTATGGGTGGGGGAAATATGTGGTATGAAAGTGAAGGTGGCGGTAAAATCGTAGAAAATCGCTTGAAACACGTTGCTGCCACAGGTGCGCAAACATTGGTCACGGGGTGCTCATTTTGCATGATTAACTTCAAGAGTGCGTTTCAAAACTTGGAAGAAACAAAAAATCTTGAAGTGATGGACATAGCTGAAGCGATTGCTTTAGCTATGCCAAGTGAAGCAAAGAATGCTGCTTCTATGCCGGTGAATTGA
- the trmFO gene encoding methylenetetrahydrofolate--tRNA-(uracil(54)-C(5))-methyltransferase (FADH(2)-oxidizing) TrmFO has translation MKVAVIGAGLAGSECAWVLAEKYGIQVTLFEMKAKKTTPAQISPHLFAELVCSNSLKSKSRLNPAGTLKCEIEQLGSIVIPSAKNAEVPAGETLAVDRELFSQTITDKLKQHKNLKIVDCIVEKASDVFEHSDFAAVVIATGPLTDDSLANDLRNMTGTEELYFYDAIAPILDGDTIDHSIAFLANRQTRTHAFEKKQAQEKALTDGLPPIEDEEEEGHYLNIPLNKEEYYSFVEKVCAGAKVPHKEFEEPKYFNGCQPIEVLAERGPRTLAFGPMKPRGLDDPRTGRMPYAVVQLRKEKMGDSAWNMVGFQTRLTWGAQKEILRTLPGLANVEFFRMGSMHRNTYLVSPNILNEDFTLKADNRFYLAGQIMGVEGYLESSAMGVYIAHVIGQKLKHNRALTCPPANTSLGCLARYCIYGETKRFSPMNIHWGLYNDLSKEDINKYSTNPQNIIKLKKLDKSVKRELMACRSEDLFSAWLKETELNCL, from the coding sequence ATGAAAGTTGCTGTGATTGGAGCTGGTTTAGCTGGAAGCGAGTGCGCTTGGGTTCTGGCAGAGAAATATGGAATTCAAGTCACTTTATTCGAAATGAAAGCTAAAAAAACAACTCCTGCACAAATATCTCCGCATTTATTTGCAGAACTTGTCTGTTCTAATAGTTTAAAGTCAAAAAGTCGCTTGAACCCAGCTGGCACCTTAAAATGCGAAATCGAGCAATTGGGCAGCATTGTCATCCCATCAGCAAAAAATGCTGAGGTACCTGCTGGAGAAACTCTTGCCGTTGATAGAGAGCTTTTTTCTCAGACAATAACTGATAAACTCAAACAGCATAAAAATCTCAAGATTGTTGATTGCATTGTGGAAAAAGCGAGTGATGTTTTCGAACACTCCGATTTTGCAGCTGTTGTGATAGCAACTGGCCCTTTGACGGATGATAGTTTAGCAAATGATCTGCGAAACATGACAGGCACGGAGGAACTCTATTTTTACGATGCAATAGCACCCATCCTAGATGGCGATACCATCGATCACTCCATCGCCTTTCTCGCAAATAGACAAACACGGACGCATGCCTTTGAAAAGAAACAGGCGCAGGAAAAAGCTCTGACCGATGGTCTTCCTCCTATCGAAGATGAGGAAGAAGAAGGACATTATTTAAATATTCCGTTAAACAAAGAAGAGTATTATTCATTTGTTGAAAAAGTCTGTGCAGGCGCAAAGGTTCCACACAAAGAGTTTGAAGAACCAAAATACTTTAATGGCTGCCAACCCATTGAAGTTCTTGCAGAAAGAGGACCTCGTACGCTTGCCTTTGGCCCTATGAAACCTCGGGGTTTAGACGATCCTCGCACGGGTCGCATGCCTTATGCTGTGGTGCAATTGCGCAAAGAAAAAATGGGTGACTCCGCTTGGAATATGGTTGGTTTTCAAACGCGCTTGACCTGGGGCGCACAAAAAGAAATTTTGCGCACATTACCTGGTCTTGCAAACGTTGAATTCTTTCGCATGGGCAGCATGCACCGCAACACTTATTTGGTATCACCAAATATTTTAAACGAAGATTTTACCTTAAAAGCAGACAATCGATTCTACTTAGCAGGGCAAATAATGGGAGTCGAGGGCTATTTAGAAAGCTCAGCAATGGGTGTTTACATAGCACATGTGATTGGACAAAAATTAAAACACAACCGTGCTCTTACCTGCCCTCCCGCAAATACTTCGCTCGGCTGTCTTGCACGGTATTGCATATATGGTGAAACAAAAAGATTTTCCCCAATGAATATTCACTGGGGATTATATAATGACTTAAGCAAAGAAGACATAAACAAATATTCAACAAATCCACAAAATATTATAAAATTAAAGAAACTTGATAAATCTGTAAAAAGAGAATTAATGGCTTGCCGTTCAGAAGATCTTTTTAGCGCCTGGCTTAAAGAAACAGAATTAAACTGTTTGTAA
- a CDS encoding TerC family protein translates to MFEFNWAQVVIIINLVILEGLLSFDNALALAALVRKKLKDVKLQKKALVWGLWGAYTMRVGIIFVGVWLMQYEWVKALAGIYLVYLAIHELFFHKKGVETHETDLSDIKNTALKSSSRVFVMTILQVELMDLMFSIDSIAVALAISDVKWVLITGAVLGVLMMRIAAQFFIKLIDKFPILEKTAFVLVGFAGVNVLLKLKDLNLGFMYLTIDKHIPENIFLSMMVGILIGAMILNKLFPKKFSHKTN, encoded by the coding sequence TTGTTTGAATTTAATTGGGCACAAGTCGTAATAATTATTAACCTAGTAATATTAGAAGGACTTTTAAGCTTTGACAACGCTTTAGCGCTCGCAGCTCTTGTCAGGAAAAAGTTGAAAGATGTTAAACTACAAAAAAAAGCACTTGTTTGGGGACTATGGGGTGCCTACACAATGCGTGTGGGAATTATTTTTGTAGGTGTTTGGCTTATGCAATATGAATGGGTAAAAGCCTTAGCAGGTATTTATCTTGTTTATTTAGCGATTCATGAACTCTTTTTTCATAAAAAAGGAGTGGAAACCCATGAAACCGATTTAAGTGATATTAAAAATACTGCACTCAAATCCTCTTCGCGTGTTTTCGTTATGACAATTCTTCAAGTTGAACTTATGGATTTGATGTTTTCGATCGACTCAATTGCCGTTGCATTAGCTATTTCTGATGTTAAATGGGTCTTAATTACCGGAGCCGTGCTCGGTGTTTTGATGATGCGTATTGCTGCTCAATTCTTTATTAAACTCATCGATAAATTTCCAATCCTCGAAAAAACAGCATTTGTATTGGTTGGTTTTGCCGGAGTCAATGTACTGCTTAAATTAAAAGATCTAAATTTAGGTTTCATGTATTTGACTATAGATAAACATATCCCTGAAAATATATTTTTATCAATGATGGTAGGAATACTTATAGGAGCAATGATTTTAAATAAATTATTTCCTAAAAAGTTTTCTCATAAAACGAATTAA
- a CDS encoding DUF2079 domain-containing protein, translated as MNIEFRVFLNKERFSLIGVVIVSLLVIFAIVPNSFAISLVGAIFSLLWLIFRKSERNIFAEFGDKRFLIAFFGFATLVAIAACLHAYARMHSPGFDLSWFAQAISNVKFGELLRTTSELRNHYLLTHWEPILFTAVPLTYVFSGAVSIVLWQAIALLLGALAAWKISSFLFLNSRLPVLRYLTTILFIVSWINVNPIQFDAHPPVFGTLLFIPWIFYCIISDKSKYISFILLFFLLQCSEIFFSIAPVYFIYYILKDKVSNIRVLVSVFLYIAGFLLIGSFQRYFGPWLTGETFRFGDRFANVGGDGIGILQTFFRDPILVISQLFSVEKIKTFLKIFFYCGPFAFLAVFSKKYRLIAICVSFGCLAYFIQAGLSGGMMVSTNTHYISSLGTQWWILTVLGIYYLSIEFSSKNILLNKSVNFVFSNKKIIPFFMILFFLNTSEWRKSLLYPIRGLIEREKVNKEVRNFLTTIPREKGVMLNGTEWLCPLAANERKWLLCEGLVESVLTKMPLDVVVANKDSLKSTYESFSEHFKEMENGKIIKALITQEPNTVGWEKVGDYKQADLLYSSRKTTYYYTIWKKI; from the coding sequence ATGAATATAGAGTTCCGTGTTTTTCTGAATAAAGAAAGATTTTCCCTGATTGGAGTTGTCATTGTTTCGCTTCTTGTGATCTTTGCAATTGTTCCAAACTCTTTTGCTATTTCGCTTGTAGGAGCAATTTTTAGTTTGTTATGGTTGATCTTTAGGAAATCTGAACGGAACATATTCGCTGAATTTGGAGATAAAAGATTTTTAATTGCATTTTTTGGATTTGCAACTCTTGTTGCTATCGCCGCTTGTTTGCATGCATATGCTAGAATGCACTCGCCAGGATTCGATCTTTCTTGGTTCGCGCAAGCCATATCGAATGTTAAGTTTGGTGAGTTATTAAGAACGACTTCTGAACTTCGTAATCATTACTTGCTTACACATTGGGAACCTATTTTATTCACAGCCGTGCCTTTGACTTATGTTTTTTCAGGAGCAGTATCCATTGTTTTATGGCAAGCCATTGCTTTACTTCTTGGAGCATTGGCTGCTTGGAAAATTTCTTCGTTTTTATTTTTGAATTCTCGATTACCAGTTTTGCGTTACTTAACAACAATTTTATTTATTGTTTCCTGGATTAATGTAAATCCAATCCAGTTTGATGCGCATCCGCCAGTGTTTGGTACGCTTCTTTTTATACCGTGGATTTTTTATTGTATTATATCGGATAAAAGCAAATATATTTCTTTTATTTTGCTATTTTTTCTTCTACAGTGTAGCGAAATATTTTTTTCTATTGCACCAGTGTATTTCATTTACTACATTTTAAAAGATAAAGTTTCAAATATACGAGTATTAGTTTCAGTATTTTTATACATAGCTGGCTTTCTTCTCATTGGTTCATTTCAAAGATATTTTGGCCCATGGCTCACAGGAGAGACGTTTCGCTTTGGTGATAGATTTGCCAATGTAGGAGGGGATGGAATAGGTATATTGCAAACTTTTTTTCGAGATCCAATCTTGGTAATTTCACAATTATTTTCTGTTGAAAAAATAAAAACTTTTTTAAAAATCTTTTTCTATTGTGGGCCATTTGCTTTTCTAGCAGTTTTTTCGAAAAAATATCGACTTATTGCCATTTGTGTTTCATTTGGATGTCTTGCTTATTTTATTCAAGCTGGACTCAGTGGTGGAATGATGGTTTCGACAAATACTCATTATATTTCAAGTCTAGGAACTCAGTGGTGGATCTTAACTGTGCTTGGAATTTATTATTTAAGCATTGAATTTAGCTCTAAAAATATTTTACTAAATAAAAGCGTAAACTTTGTTTTCAGCAATAAAAAAATTATTCCATTTTTTATGATTTTATTTTTTCTAAATACATCTGAGTGGAGAAAAAGTTTGCTCTATCCAATTAGAGGCTTAATTGAAAGAGAAAAGGTAAATAAAGAAGTTCGGAACTTCTTAACAACTATACCAAGAGAAAAGGGAGTTATGCTCAATGGCACTGAGTGGCTTTGCCCATTGGCGGCAAATGAACGGAAGTGGTTGTTATGCGAAGGTTTAGTAGAAAGTGTATTAACAAAAATGCCTCTCGATGTTGTCGTAGCAAATAAAGATAGCTTAAAAAGTACTTATGAATCTTTTTCAGAGCATTTTAAAGAAATGGAAAATGGAAAAATAATAAAAGCATTGATCACTCAAGAACCAAATACAGTTGGATGGGAAAAAGTTGGAGATTACAAGCAAGCTGATTTGTTATACTCTTCACGTAAGACTACATATTACTATACAATTTGGAAAAAAATATAA